In Uranotaenia lowii strain MFRU-FL chromosome 2, ASM2978415v1, whole genome shotgun sequence, one genomic interval encodes:
- the LOC129748677 gene encoding uncharacterized protein LOC129748677: MQVTAVSNNFNLEDVEAVTMPATHPSAYCRLCFSITNLGPIFGNNSMASYKVVELIKQLTTIELHPQGDAMSAICRPCSDKLDEFGNFRNQCLIFDEVISRHTKQSLRHDFNTNATPLVLSVSTEVQPQYQLAIGNVTSLAASAEDTRGFEIVELTDTAEENNYNDLTLDNYNKYEQGTENTQQLEMESSFEPNNDNRAGYEYENYTFDGKLYWKCTQCDALMIHKNSVTRHISKIHIPGAEFPRMKCVERDCNATFVEIGGLKRHVKLVHGRDIRAMNRVL; this comes from the exons atgcaAGTTACCGCTGTCTCcaacaattttaatttagaaGATGTTGAGGCAGTCACTAT GCCAGCTACCCATCCTTCTGCTTATTGTCGATTGTGCTTTTCTATTACAAATCTGGGACctattttcggtaataattCGATGGCTTCTTACAAAGTAGTAGAACTTATAAAACAACTTACTACCATTGAATTGCACCCACAAGGCGACGCTATGAGCGCAATCTGTAGACCATGTTCCGATAAACTAGACGAGTTTGGTAATTTCCGAAACCAATGCCTCATTTTTGATGAGGTTATTTCACGTCATACGAAACAATCACTTCGCCATGACTTTAACACTAATGCAACGCCACTTGTATTGTCGGTTTCAACTGAAGTACAACCTCAATATCAACTGGCGATTGGTAATGTGACGTCTCTAGCAGCATCCGCAGAAGACACTCGTGGGTTTGAAATAGTGGAGTTGACCGACACGGCGGAGGAAAACAACTACAACGATTTGACTCTAGATAACTATAACAAATACGAGCAAGGTACTGAAAATACACAACAGCTAGAGATGGAATCGTCCTTCGAACCCAACAATGATAATCGTGCTGGGTATGAATATGAAAATTACACTTTCGACGGAAAATTGTATTGGAAATGTACGCAATGCGACGCGTTAATGATCCACAAGAATAGTGTCACCCGGCACATAAGCAAGATTCATATTCCTGGGGCAGAATTTCCACGCATGAAGTGCGTAGAGAGAGACTGTAATGCCACTTTCGTGGAAATTGGCGGTCTCAAACGTCACGTCAAACTGGTTCACGGAAGGGATATTAGAGCTATGAACAGAGTGCTTTGA
- the LOC129748676 gene encoding hsc70-interacting protein 1-like: MACPIDPADLVKLEQFVTLCAGHPQLLNLPQLAFFKNFVEKLGGTVPTGMPSFGANAPKSDAKEEKPAPAAEEKVESEPESDVELDMEGCVEGDTDPDQPMGDSNKESTEEELDKASDLRSKAAEAFSDQKFDEAVQLFTEAILLNPNSAMYYAKRGQAFLKLTKPNACIRDCSRALEINPDSATAYKFRGRAYRLLGKWEEAAKDLRQACKLDFDEQADEWLKEVTPNATKIEQHKLKQERRRQEKELQERKERIRKAQEANRKAAEENARNADDDRFGGTGGLGGDADEILNAFKDPEVAAALQDIMSNPASIGKYQNNPKVMNLVTKMAMKMGGEGGAGGFPGFPGAGGFPGFPGAGGAGFNAAPPSGGGAGGGPKCTDDLD, translated from the coding sequence ATGGCCTGCCCAATTGATCCTGCGGATCTAGTTAAGCTAGAGCAATTCGTCACATTGTGTGCCGGCCACCCGCAGTTATTGAATCTACCTCAGCTGGCCTTCTTCAAGAACTTTGTAGAAAAGCTTGGAGGCACTGTGCCTACCGGGATGCCGAGCTTTGGAGCTAACGCTCCTAAATCGGATGCCAAAGAGGAAAAACCGGCACCGGCAGCGGAAGAAAAGGTGGAATCGGAGCCGGAATCTGATGTTGAGCTGGATATGGAGGGTTGCGTAGAGGGTGACACAGATCCGGACCAGCCTATGGGTGACAGCAACAAAGAATCAACCGAAGAGGAACTGGACAAAGCTTCCGATCTTCGTTCCAAGGCAGCCGAGGCGTTTTCGGATCAGAAATTCGATGAAGCGGTTCAACTTTTTACCGAAGCCATCCTTCTCAATCCGAACAGTGCCATGTACTACGCCAAACGTGGTCAAGCATTCCTCAAGCTGACTAAGCCAAACGCCTGTATTCGGGATTGTTCCCGTGCCCTGGAAATAAATCCGGATTCGGCAACTGCTTACAAATTCCGGGGACGTGCTTACCGATTGCTGGGTAAATGGGAAGAAGCCGCCAAGGATCTGCGTCAGGCTTGCAAGTTGGACTTTGACGAACAAGCTGACGAGTGGTTGAAGGAAGTCACGCCTAACGCAACCAAAATTGAGCAACACAAGCTGAAGCAGGAACGCCGTCGTCAGGAGAAGGAACTTCAGGAGCGGAAGGAACGTATCCGCAAGGCTCAGGAGGCCAATCGTAAGGCTGCCGAGGAAAACGCCCGCAACGCAGATGACGACAGATTTGGTGGAACCGGTGGTCTTGGAGGCGATGCCGATGAAATCCTCAATGCTTTTAAAGATCCCGAAGTTGCGGCGGCTTTGCAGGACATCATGAGCAATCCTGCCAGCATTGGCAAATATCAGAACAACCCGAAGGTGATGAATCTGGTCACGAAGATGGCAATGAAAATGGGCGGCGAAGGTGGGGCTGGCGGTTTCCCCGGATTCCCAGGCGCGGGTGGATTTCCCGGGTTCCCGGGAGCGGGTGGAGCTGGATTTAACGCTGCACCACCAAGTGGAGGCGGCGCCGGCGGTGGCCCTAAATGTACCGATGATCTAGATTAG